A genomic segment from Anopheles maculipalpis chromosome X, idAnoMacuDA_375_x, whole genome shotgun sequence encodes:
- the LOC126556714 gene encoding protein GPR107 produces MSRRWTGLLMTVAVLLVALFVTVTVARRHHLEVRDDFRRYILLSTFGFYAGGVLDVRVSHFRVDPGTEENMFGLSLDKTMSDSMNPYLDSHQDKCILTEPIAVQSNGPIVFFKMDLKQNVVHVSCSKDWQNIHLYKDRSGVPALRSKRQSFARASDSKMVYMQRRRRSAFHVPESNDYAPAAVAVGGGDAATVCSKLTLPLEVKADDMFKYYSFNFAIYVATKQEEGLYNLYFHSCPNYSPSSLYELNFNVDIEEKNSGNYLSAGEMPLPALYFMMSVLFFLSGLFWVFILRKSKHPLFKIHYLMGVLVFLKSLSLMFHAINYHFIEVQGEHVEAWAILYYITHLLKGAVLIITIVLIGTGWTFIKHILADKDKKLFMIVIPLQVLANVAEIIIAESDEGDKEYSTWRDIFMLVDLLCCGAILFPVVWSIRHLQEAAGTDGKAAINLRKLKLFRQFYIMIVCYIYFTRIIVILLKITVAFQYAWLDEMFKEMATYVFFVLTGYKFRPVSQHPYFSVHGDDLDDDDDDGEVEILTQSGLTDGISKITNRSQPSSNAASGATLVESHEEERENLISKRESSHEYD; encoded by the exons ATGAGCCGGAGATGGACCGGCCTACTGATGACCGTGGCGGTACTGCTCGTTGCACTGTTCGTGACGGTAACAGTCGCCCGGCGGCATCACTTGGAAGTTCGG GATGATTTTCGACGGTACATTTTGCTCAGCACGTTCGGATTTTATGCTGGAGGTGTGCTGGATGTACGGGTGTCACACTTTCGCGTCGATCCTGGCACAGAAGAGAATATG TTTGGTCTTTCGCTCGATAAAACAATGTCCGACTCGATGAATCCCTATCTAGATTCGCATCAGGACAAGTGCATCCTTACCGAGCCAATTGCGGTACAAAGCAATGGACCGATTGTGTTCTTCAAGATGGATCTCAAACAGAATGT AGTGCACGTTAGTTGCTCGAAAGACTGGCAGAATATTCACCTGTACAAAGATCGCAGTGGTGTGCCGGCGCTGCGCTCCAAGCGACAGTCGTTTGCACGAGCGAGCGATTCCAAGATGGTGTACATGCAGCGCCGTCGTCGATCCGCGTTTCACGTACCGGAGTCGAACGACtatgcaccagcagcagtggcagtAGGCGGGGGGGATGCGGCAACTGTCTGCAGCAAGCTTACACTGCCGCTGGAAGTGAAAGCAGACGATATGTTCAAATACTACAGCTTTAAT TTTGCCATATACGTTGCTACCAAGCAGGAGGAAGGACTGTACAACCTGTACTTCCACAGCTGCCCAAACTACTCACCAAGCAGTCTGTACGAGCTAAACTTTAACGTCGACATTGAGGAGAAAAACAGTGGCAACTATCTGTCGGCCGGCGAGATGCCACTGCCAGCACTCTACTTCATGATGTCGGtactgtttttcctttccgggCTGTTTTGGGTGTTTATACTGCGCAAAAGTAAGCACCCACTGTTCAAGATACACTACCTAATGGGTGTGCTGGTGTTCCTCAAGTCGCTGTCGCTGATGTTCCACGCGATCAACTACCATTTCATTGAGGTGCAGGGTGAACATGTTGAAGCTTGGGCTATTCTGTACTACATCACGCATCT CCTCAAAGGAGCGGTGTTGATCATCACGATAGTTCTCATCGGTACCGGATGGACGTTCATCAAGCACATACTGGCGGACAAGGATAAGAAACTGTTTATGATCGTCATACCGCTACAGGTGCTTGCCAACGTGGCGGAGATTATTATCGCGGAGAGTGATGAAGGCGATAAAGAGTACAGCACCTGGCGGGACATATTCATGCTAGTGGATTTGTTGTGCTGCGGTGCAATTCTGTTCCCGGTCGTGTGGTCCATCCGGCATCTGCAGGAAGCTGCAGGTACGGATGGTAAGGCGGCGATCAATTTGCGCAAGCTGAAACTGTTCCGCCAGTTTTACATCATGATCGTGTGCTACATTTACTTCACGCGCATCATTGTAATCCTGCTGAAG ATTACGGTCGCGTTCCAGTACGCCTGGCTGGATGAAATGTTCAAGGAGATGGCCACTTACGTGTTCTTCGTGCTGACCGGTTACAAATTCCGACCGGTTTCGCAGCATCCATACTTTTCCGTGCATGGTGACGATcttgacgacgatgacgatgatggggAGGTAGAAAT TCTGACACAGTCCGGCTTGACTGATGGCATCAGCAAGATCACCAACCGATCCCAACCCTCGTCAAATGCTGCGTCCGGCGCAACGCTGGTAGAATCGCACGAGGAGGAGCGAGAGAATTTAATTAGCAAGCGAGAATCGTCCCACGAGTATGATTAA